The following proteins are encoded in a genomic region of Oncorhynchus masou masou isolate Uvic2021 chromosome 32, UVic_Omas_1.1, whole genome shotgun sequence:
- the LOC135525697 gene encoding NF-kappa-B inhibitor alpha-like produces the protein MDLLRARILNHMDCNTDGRHYKDGKVKSFNEERLDSGLDSLKDEEYKVVACELERLRVDCLPPQRDECGNEPWKEHISEDGDTLLHLAIIHEAKDCARKMIELSCNEPFLNQYNHQRQTPLHLAVITEQAEIVERLLMAGCDPTLVDDSGNTALHIACRKGSLTCFSVLTQTRGCSTQLPAIMATPNYSGQNCLHLVSIHGFLSLVESLVDLGADIDAQEQCNGRSPLHLAVDLQNLDLVLLLVSKGANVNSLTYGGHTPYHLTYGRQNASIERELYELTAQELRKLPDSESEDSEEEEGQSDDEVVTCWYDDVQWNGCH, from the exons ATGGACCTTCTTAGAGCGAGAATCCTCAACCACATGGATTGTAACACTGATGGTCGACATTATAAGGATGGGAAAGTTAAATCTTTCAATGAAGAGCGGCTGGACAGTGGCCTCGACTCTCTCAAAGATGAGGAATATAAAGTTGTCGCCTGTGAGCTCGAGCGTCTTCGTGTGGATTGTCTCCCACCGCAGAGAGACGAATGCGGCAATGAACCGTGGAAGGAACACATTTCAGAGGATGGAGACAC GCTTCTCCACCTTGCCATTATCCATGAAGCCAAGGACTGTGCAAGGAAGATGATAGAGCTGTCATGCAATGAGCCTTTCCTCAATCAATATAACCACCAGAGACAG ACTCCTCTCCACCTGGCTGTGATCACAGAGCAGGCTGAGATAGTGGAGCGTCTCCTTAtggctggctgtgaccccacgCTAGTGGACGACAGTGGCAACACAGCCCTTCACATCGCCTGCAGGAAGGGCTCTCTCACCTGCTTCAGTGTCCTCACCCAGACCCGGGGCTGCTCTACCCAGCTCCCAGCCATTATGGCCACGCCAAACTACAGTG GTCAGAACTGTTTGCATCTGGTCTCTATCCATGGCTTCCTCTCACTAGTGGAGAGCCTTGTTGATCTCGGAGCTGACATCGATGCACAG GAGCAGTGCAATGGCCGCAGCCCTCTCCACCTGGCTGTTGACCTACAGAACCTGGACTTGGTGCTGCTCCTGGTCAGTAAAGGGGCGAATGTCAACAGCCTGACCTATGGCGGTCACACGCCGTACCACTTGACCTACGGACGCCAGAACGCCTCCATCGAAAGGGAACTGTATGAGCTGACAGCTCAGGAGCTGAGAAAACTGCCAGACAGTGAGTCTGAggacagtgaggaggaggagggacagtcTGATGATGAAGTG GTGACATGTTGGTATGATGACGTTCAATGGAATGGGTGCCATTAG